A portion of the Babylonia areolata isolate BAREFJ2019XMU chromosome 16, ASM4173473v1, whole genome shotgun sequence genome contains these proteins:
- the LOC143290731 gene encoding uncharacterized protein LOC143290731, whose protein sequence is SDAGLLQLINDRKAKLLLPDILVIVLFLLLGLLGNPLAIYIYGWRWQPSSTKIFLFALAVIDLMNCLITIPTEIVSMRNYYNFPSDGWCKVSRFTTYVMNNATVVIFLSIAVDRYIRICHPYRSAVSERSAKVACGIGLLIGLLVAWPALFLYGKIEIKVPDESDPPRYVTGFMCIVHESMEQFSLAFFGYLCSACFVCTLILVILYTLIGRAILKRKRLARRRKEAMTTTLENFGGAKNGSVNGARSLEASRSVTPTPPPPPSARTRPAECVAPEEESLRGCNVQNFSIRCKKLRPPKATLMLFLITVVFVTSFLPFLIISIIRHHRGPAFYLRLSPREQVVVNIFIRSYIVNNCTNPIVYGLCNSQFREECQRLYRGWCRRGGSPVTSPSFHHNNSVLNRSRTLYETPKLERKVSPES, encoded by the coding sequence TCTGACGCGGGGTTACTGCAGCTCATCAATGACCGCAAGGCGAAGCTGTTGCTTCCTGACATCCTGGTGATCGTGCTGTTCCTCCTGCTGGGGTTGCTAGGCAACCCCCTGGCTATTTACATCTACGGGTGGAGGTGGCAGCCGTCGTCCACCAAAATCTTCCTCTTCGCATTGGCTGTGATTGACCTGATGAACTGCCTGATCACCATACCCACGGAAATCGTCAGCATGAGGAACTACTACAACTTCCCTAGTGACGGCTGGTGCAAGGTGTCCCGGTTCACCACCTACGTCATGAACAACGCTACGGTGGTGATCTTCCTTTCCATCGCCGTGGACAGGTACATACGGATCTGTCACCCCTACAGGAGCGCTGTGTCGGAGCGCAGTGCCAAGGTAGCGTGCGGGATCGGCTTGCTGATCGGACTGCTCGTCGCCTGGCCCGCGCTGTTCCTGTACGGCAAGATAGAGATCAAGGTGCCGGACGAGTCGGACCCCCCGCGCTACGTCACCGGCTTCATGTGCATCGTGCACGAGAGCATGGAGCAGTTCTCCCTGGCCTTTTTCGGCTACCTCTGCTCTGCCTGCTTCGTTTGCACGCTCATTCTCGTCATCCTCTACACTCTGATTGGTCGCGCCATTTTGAAACGGAAGCGGCTAGCGCGCCGGCGCAAAGAAGCCATGACGACGACCCTGGAGAACTTCGGGGGTGCCAAGAACGGGAGCGTGAACGGCGCGAGAAGCCTGGAAGCCTCGCGGTCCGTGACCCCcacgccgcctcctcctccttcagcgcGGACGAGACCTGCGGAGTGTGTGGCCCCTGAGGAGGAGTCTCTCCGGGGCTGCAACGTGCAGAACTTCTCCATCCGCTGTAAGAAACTGCGTCCTCCGAAAGCGACCTTGATGCTGTTCCTCATCACGGTGGTCTTCGTCACCAGtttcctccccttcctcatcatctccatcatccgCCATCACCGAGGCCCCGCGTTCTACCTACGTCTGAGCCCCCGGGAACAGGTGGTGGTCAACATCTTCATCAGGTCCTACATCGTCAACAACTGCACCAACCCTATAGTCTACGGCCTGTGCAATTCTCAGTTCCGCGAGGAGTGCCAGAGGCTGTACCGGGGGTGGTGTCGGCGCGGGGGTAGCCCCGTCACCTCACCCAGCTTCCATCACAACAACTCCGTTCTGAACAGGTCAAGGACGTTGTATGAGACGCCCAAGCTGGAACGGAAAGTCAGCCCTGAGTCTTAG